DNA sequence from the Sulfurimonas sediminis genome:
CTCTTTTATAGTGCTTCTGAGCGTTTACATCTTCAATGCCAGACACAACAGAAGGTTTGGATTATGATACATATAGATGTCACAAAAACACTCCACGGAGCCGAGGGCATTATGCCTTTACATGTAAAGCTTAGCATAAAAGAGGGCGAATTTGTAGCACTTGGAGGAAAAAGCGGCAGCGGAAAAACAACACTGCTTCGCATCCTCGCAGGACTCGAAGAAGCACAAGGGAAGATAAAAGTACATAACACATTTTGGTTGCAAAAAAACAGATCACTTCCAGTGCAACAAAGAGAAATTGGTTTTGTCTTTCAGGATTATGCCCTTTTTGAAAATATGAGTGTAGAAAAAAATCTGCTTTTTGTCAACAATGACAAAAAATTAGCCGAGCATCTTTTAGGACTCACCGAACTCTCCAGTCTCAAAGAACGCTATCCAAACAGCCTCAGCGGCGGCCAAAAACAAAGAGTCAGCATCTGCCGTGCCTTGATGAAAAAACCAAAAATATTACTGCTTGACGAACCACTCTCTGCACTTGACCCCGCCATGCGGACAAAACTGCAAAACGAACTGCTTGTGCTGCATAAAGAGTTTGGCACGACATCCATTATGGTCAGTCATGACCCGAGCGAAATATACCGCCTTGCCTCTCGTGTCATAATGTTACAAAACGGAAAAATTATCAATGACGGCGCACCAAAAGAGGTTTTACTCAAAACACAGGGCAGCCAAAAGTTTTCTTTTGAGGGAGAACTGCTCGATATTAAAAAAGCAGATGTCATCTACATTGCCATTGTAGCTATAGGACAGCAACTCGTCGAGGTTGTCGTCAGCTCCGCAGAAGCCAAAAATCTCCAAATCGGACAAAGTATCAGACTCAGTACAAAGGCTTTTGCTCCGACTCTCACACAAAACTAGAATTTTTCTGCAGTGCAAACACCAGCCGGCACTGAAGTACCGGTTCCGAATTTGTTTTTTCAAAAAGCCCATATTTCAATATTAATTTTGTTGAGTTGGACAGTTTTTCGGAACCGGTACTTCAGTGCCGGCTTTGCGTCTGTAAAGCCTAAAACCTAAATTACAGCAAAAAATTTAGTTTTTCTCACAAGTCACGCTTTAGCATAGAAAGTAGCGGTTATTACACAATATTAATAATTCTACCCCCCCCCGCAACGCCATTAAGTTAAGCCTACAACCACCTAATTTACGAACTTCCTGCTGATTAGTTTCCAACATTTTTCTTCTTCATTTTAAGATAATTTATCGAATTGGTGGCTATGGTGGACTTTTGTATATCTTTATCCAGCCGTGGTTTTGATTTCCTATTTGGTCGAATTACTATTGTATTTGTCAGAAAAAGTTTCTCCATCTGCTCAAGCATATCTTCTATTGGTTCATCCAAATAAAAAAGGTCAAATACCTTATGTTTGATGATATTAAAAGAGACTGCTTTATTTACTTTTTGGATATATTTATTCTCTTTGGTTTTCTCTTTTAGGTCTTGGTTTATGTCGTATGTCATGGCAGATTCATAGTTTGTCAAAAAGATAGTTGCAAAGAAATCTTGTTTTACTGATAATGCACTTTGACCTGTAAAGTTTTCTAAAGAGAGTCTATTTTTTATCAAATCAAAGTATGTCTCAATTCCCCATCTAAGAGAGTATAACTCTTTAAACTCTGATGTTTTAAGTACTTCTCTATCAAGTACATTTGTTGCCAACACTTCTACAGTACCGTTATCTAAAATTACCTGTACAAATCGTATTTTTAACTTTGTAGGTAAATTCAGACTTTTTAGATCATCTCTTATGATTTTAGGA
Encoded proteins:
- a CDS encoding ABC transporter ATP-binding protein, yielding MIHIDVTKTLHGAEGIMPLHVKLSIKEGEFVALGGKSGSGKTTLLRILAGLEEAQGKIKVHNTFWLQKNRSLPVQQREIGFVFQDYALFENMSVEKNLLFVNNDKKLAEHLLGLTELSSLKERYPNSLSGGQKQRVSICRALMKKPKILLLDEPLSALDPAMRTKLQNELLVLHKEFGTTSIMVSHDPSEIYRLASRVIMLQNGKIINDGAPKEVLLKTQGSQKFSFEGELLDIKKADVIYIAIVAIGQQLVEVVVSSAEAKNLQIGQSIRLSTKAFAPTLTQN